In one window of Henckelia pumila isolate YLH828 chromosome 1, ASM3356847v2, whole genome shotgun sequence DNA:
- the LOC140860858 gene encoding uncharacterized protein — METIFYYMQLTDADRVRCAIFMFRYDARVWWQGARSAVDMTTLTWNGFKDVFYGKYFTISTRTRLAREFLELRQGIMSVAEYVKKFERGRLCGAQMYRAAVDEAMFSEKYGNGIIKESQAKRASYQGREQQGSSQKRPYQAPAQKRPQQQQRQNPNQAQPQGQNQPNANAPRPANAPIFQKCGKPDLGQCILGTNTCFLCNKPGHFAKDCPQSKDPIRGRVFAMNHDQVDPDSAIVTGMIRIAGLPAFVLIDSGATHSFISVNFMMKLGVLPNESISKFFVSLPSGEELESSSVVRNCKVQMQSLVLCADFIVLKMVDFDAIFGMDWLSRHEAIIDCKRKTVSLKDQNGKPFVFRTTSKKSAPGMISAGTAWKLLSNGCTGFLASLIGDLEVHRPKLVEVEVVKDFPEVFPDDVAGLPPVREVKFGIELLPGTKPASKAPYKLAPTEMKELKDQLQELLDKGFIRPSISFLGHIVSAKGIEVDPSKVEAVRNWAAPKNATEIQSFLGLAGYYRRFIQDFSKIALPLTSLTRKGVKFVWSEQCEKSFTELKERLISAPVLAIPEGTGLFVVYTDASKSGLGAVLMQDDKVIAYASRQLKVHERNYPTHDLELAAELNMRQRRWLELVKDYDCDISYHPGKANIVADALSRKSATLNQLTVQQELIAEFERMSLELFEPMEVCTLAALTVVPSFLERIRVGQASDEQLMLWRNRDEAKGGTLYTVKDGIVHHRGRMWVPAVDSLRVEVMTEAHTVPYSIHPGSIKKDIVEFVSERLTCQQALYGRRCRTPLHWDEVGEIAVLGPDIVTQTVDVIAKIRDRILTAQSRQKSYADQRRKDLEFEVGDHVFLKVSPWKGVMRFGKKGKLSPRYIVHFEILEKFGARAYRVALPPNFGGVHNVFHISMLRNYMANPSHVICHEPVKWTPDLSYEEMPVQMLDRQVRRLRNREIPMVKVLWSNQLVEEATWKTEQDTLS, encoded by the exons ATGGAGACCATTTTTTACTACATGCAGCTCACTGATGCAGACCGTGTGAGGTGTGCCATCTTTATGTTTCGTTATGATGCAAGGGTTTGGTGGCAGGGAGCCCGTTCTGCTGTGGATATGACTACGttgacttggaatggattcaaaGACGTgttctatgggaaatatttcacTATCAGCACCAGGACTAGACTTGCTAGAGAATTCCTGGAGCTCCGCCAAGGGATCATGTCCGTTGCTGAGTATGTGAAGAAGTTTGAAAGGGGAAG ATTGTGTGGGGCACAAATGTACCGAGCAGCAGTCGATGAGGCTATGTTTTCAGAAAAATATGGGAATGGTATTATCAAAGAATCGCAAGCGAAAAGAGCCAGTTACCAAGGGAGAGAACAACAAGGGTCTAGTCAGAAGAGGCCGTACCAAGCCCCAGCTCAGAAGAgaccgcagcagcagcagcgcCAAAACCCCAATCAGGCGCAACCTCAGGGACAGAATCAGCCGAACGCCAATGCTCCAAGGCCAGCGAATGCACCTATCTTTCAAAAGTGTGGGAAGCCAGACTTAGGTCAATGCATTCTTGGGACCAATACTTGCTTTCTTTGCAATAAGCCAGGGCATTTCGCCAAGGATTGCCCGCAGTCAAAGGATCCTATCAGGGGAAGAGTGTTTGCTATGAATCACGATCAGGTTGACCCAGATTCTGCAATTGTCACAGGTATGATCCGTATTGCTGGTTTACCTGCTTTCGTGTTGATTGATTCAGGAGCTACGCACTCTTTTATATCtgttaattttatgatgaaattgGGGGTCTTGCCAAATGAATCTATTTCGAAATTTTTTGTGTCGTTACCCTCAGGAGAAGAACTGGAAAGTAGTAGTGTGGTAAGAAATTGCAAGGTTCAGATGCAGAGTCTAGTTTTGTGTgcagattttattgttttgaaaatGGTGGATTTCGATGCGATTTTTGGGATGGACTGGTTGTCTCGGCATGAGGCTATTATTGACTGCAAACGAAAAACTGTCTCATTGAAAGATCAGAATGGGAAACCGTTTGTGTTCCGCACTACCTCTAAGAAGAGCGCACCAGGTATGATTTCTGCAGGAACAGCTTGGAAATTATTGAGTAATGGGTGTACAGGCTTTCTTGCGAGTCTAATTGGTGATCTGGAGGTACATCGACCGAAACTTGTGGAAGTGGAGGTAGTGAAGGACTTTCCAGAAGTTTTTCCCGATGATGTTGCGGGATTGCCTCCAGTCAGGGAAGTCAAATTTGGGATAGAATTGTTGCCTGGAACTAAGCCAgcttctaaggcaccgtacaaaTTGGCACCGACCgagatgaaagaattgaaggatcaGTTGCAGGAATTACTGGATAAGGGGttcatcagacctagt atttcatttttgggtcatatagtTTCAGCTAAGGGGATTGAGGTGGATCCGTCGAAGGTGGAAGCGGTTCGTAATTGGGCTGCCCCGAAGAATGCTACAGAAATAcaaagtttcttgggtttagcaggctactacaggAGATTTATTCAAGACTTCTCCAAGATAGCCCTACCACTGACTTCCTTAACTCGAAAAGGTGTGAAGTTTGTGTGGTCAGAACAATGTGAGAAGAGCTTTACAGAATTGAAGGAAAGACTGATTTCAGCGCCAGTGCTAGCAATTCCCGAAGGCACGGGTCTCTTTGTGGTTTATACCGATGCTTCTAAGAGTGGATTAGGAGCTGTGCTGATGCAGGATGATAAAGTAATAGCATATGCATCTCGACAGCTGAAGGTCCATGAGAGGAATTACCCgactcatgatcttgagttggcggca gagttgaatatgaggcagaggcgaTGGCTGGAATTAgtgaaggactacgactgtgacattagctatcaTCCTGGTAAGGCTAATATTgtagcagatgccttgagtcgcaagtctGCAACATTGAACCAATTAACAGTGCAGCAGGAGTTGATTGCTGAATTTGAACGTATGAGTTTGGAGCTATTTGAACCAATGGAGGTATGCACTCTAGCAGCCTTAACAGTAGTACCTAGTTTTCTTGAGAGAATCAGAGTAGGCCAAGCTTCTGATGAACAGTTGATGTTGTGGAGGAACAGAGATGAAGCCAAGGGTGGTACATTGTACACTGTCAAAGATGGAATTGTTCATCACCGAGGTAGAATGTGGGTGCCAGCAGTAGACTCATTAAGAGTGGAAGTGATGACTGAAGCCCATACTGTTCCatattccattcatccaggaa gtATAAAGAAGGATATCGTAGAATTTGTGAGTGAACGTTTGACTTGTCAACAG gcattgtatgggagaaGGTGTAGAACTCCCTTACactgggatgaagttggagagatagctgttttgggaccagatatAGTGACTCAAACGGTGGATGTAATAGCTAAGATTAGAGACAGAATTTTGACAGCTCAAAGTCGACAAAAAAGTTACGCCGACCAGCGACGTAAagatttggagtttgaagtAGGTGACCATGTATTTTTAAAGGTGTCACCATGGAAAGGAGTTATGAGATTTGGAAAAAAGGGTAAATTGAGTCCAAGATATATAGTACATTTTGAGATCCTAGAAAAATTTGGGGCTCGAGCTTACCGAGTAGCACTACCACCCAACTTTGGGGGTGTCCACAATGTCTTCCATATCTCTATGCTAAGGAATTATATGgcaaatccttctcatgttatcTGTCATGAGCCAGTGAAATGGACGCCAGACTTGTCCTACGAGGAGATGCCTGTTCAAATGTTGGACAGACAAGTTCGTAGGTTGAGAAATAGAGAGATTCCAATGGTGAAAGTCTTATGGAGCAACCAGTtggttgaagaagctacttggaaaACAGAACAAGATACGCTATCCTGA
- the LOC140860865 gene encoding uncharacterized protein, with translation MANRRNPNNEDNQNNQFLAGLATLLQEQSRAQGEQIQQLIQAQAGGRNNNQPLLTNPIFKQFKDLGPQEFRGGADPLVAEEWVQSVETIFDYMQLTDADRVRCAIFMFRDDARIWCRGARSAVDMTTLTWNGFKDVFYGKYFTISTRTRLAREFLELLQGSMSIAEYVKKFERGRYFVPTISGNAVEELKHFTEGMNATIRCDVRLSGAQTYRAAVDEAMLSEKDGNDIIKESQAKRASYQGREQQGSSQKRPYQAPAQRRPQQQQRKNPNQARPQGQNQPNANAPRPANAPICQKCGKPHSGHFAKDCPQSKDPIRGRVFAMNHDQVDPDSAIVTGMIRIAGLPVFVLIDSGATHSFISINFMMKLGVFLDESISKFCVSLPSGEELESSSVVRNCKVQMQSLVLCADFIVLKMVNFDAIFGMDWLSRHEAIIDCKRKTVSLKDQNGKSFAFRTTSKKSAPGMISIGTAWKLLSNGCTGFLASLIGDLEVQRPKLVEVEVVKDFPEVFPDDVAGLPPVKEVEFGIELLPGTKPASKLF, from the exons ATGGCTAACCGTAGGAATCCGAACAATGAGGACAATCAGAATAACCAGTTTTTGGCTGGGTTGGCGACTCTGTTGCAAGAGCAGAGTAGAGCCCAAGGGGAGCAGATTCAACAGTTAATCCAAGCACAAGCGGGAGGACGGAACAACAATCAGCCACTACTAACTAATCCGATCTTTAAACAGTTTAAGGATCTAGGGCCGCAGGAGTTCAGAGGAGGGGCTGATCCCCTTGTAGCCGAGGAATGGGTGCAGTCAGTGGAGACCATTTTTGACTACATGCAGCTCACTGATGCAGACCGTGTGAGGTGTGCCATCTTTATGTTTCGTGATGATGCAAGGATTTGGTGTCGGGGAGCCCGTTCTGCTGTGGATATGACTACGttgacttggaatggattcaaaGACGTgttctatgggaaatatttcacTATCAGCACCAGGACTAGACTTGCTAGAGAATTCCTGGAGCTCCTCCAAGGGAGCATGTCCATTGCTGAGTATGTGAAAAAGTTTGAAAGGGGGAGGTATTTTGTGCCCACGATTTCGGGTAATGCTGTAGAGGAGTTGAAGCATTTTACGGAGGGAATGAATGCCACTATTCGTTGTGATGTCAGATTGAGTGGGGCACAAACGTACCGAGCAGCAGTCGATGAGGCTATGTTGTCAGAAAAAGATGGGAATGATATTATCAAAGAATCGCAAGCGAAAAGAGCCAGTTACCAAGGGAGAGAACAACAAGGGTCTAGTCAGAAGAGGCCGTACCAAGCCCCAGCTCAGAGGAgaccgcagcagcagcagcgcAAAAACCCCAATCAGGCGCGACCTCAGGGACAGAATCAGCCGAACGCCAATGCTCCAAGGCCAGCGAATGCACCTATATGTCAAAAGTGTGGGAAGCCACACTCAG GGCATTTCGCCAAGGATTGCCCGCAGTCGAAGGATCCTATCAGGGGAAGAGTGTTTGCTATGAATCACGATCAGGTTGACCCAGATTCTGCAATTGTCACAGGTATGATCCGTATCGCTGGTTTACCTGTTTTCGTGTTGATTGATTCAGGAGCTACGCACTCTTTTATATCTattaattttatgatgaaattgGGGGTCTTTCTGGATGAAtctatttcgaaattttgtgtGTCGTTACCCTCAGGAGAAGAACTGGAAAGTAGTAGTGTGGTAAGAAATTGCAAGGTTCAGATGCAGAGTCTAGTTTTGTGTgcagattttattgttttgaaaatGGTGAATTTCGATGCGATTTTTGGGATGGACTGGTTGTCTCGGCATGAGGCTATTATTGACTGCAAACGGAAAACTGTCTCATTGAAAGATCAGAACGGGAAATCGTTTGCATTCCGCACTACCTCTAAGAAGAGCGCACCAGGTATGATTTCTATAGGAACAGCTTGGAAATTATTGAGTAATGGGTGTACAGGCTTTCTTGCGAGTCTAATTGGTGATCTGGAGGTACAACGACCGAAACTTGTGGAAGTGGAGGTAGTGAAGGACTTTCCAGAAGTTTTTCCCGATGATGTTGCGGGATTGCCTCCAGTCAAGGAAGTCGAATTTGGGATAGAATTGTTGCCTGGAACTAAGCCAGCTTctaagttattttga